cttctttttcttcaaaCGAGCCTCTAATTGGGGTTTATGTCTCCAATTAATTACTGTTTTATGAGGATTTTCATTTAACCCCTATACGAACCTGATTCGTCCAAGACTCGGGCTCCAGTTTCACTGGAAAGCGTCAGTTGCAGGGCATGATTGCGGCCGAAGGTCTCCACCGCCCTCTTCAGGAACTTCAAGATAAGAGTCAGTTCGCTGTCACCTGAAAAGAGCAACAAAACAACCATAAGAATATACGAAAATAATATGTGCGAAAAATGCATAGCAAATGCTTATCGACAGAGGAAGCCAGGGGCAATAATtcttcaaattaattaaacatccGCCGCGGGTTATCCATTAAATCCAATGTATGCCATGGATGCTGTCTAGGCACAGGTGATCAATTATAGTCCCCCACAGACACATTCCGGTCATTTGATTGCCCCGGTCTTAAGCTGCGAATTTTGCTGCCCAACTACCGGGGAAAACAACTTTCGATTGCaccgaaaaaaattaaattaagtttcATTGTTCAGTACATTTCAACACGAAATTTGACGTCTTTTACCAGTTTCCATAGCATGGATACTTGGAAAATACCAAGTATTTTTGCTAAATCATAAATAGAACCGAAACTTCTTTCAGTGGCAAGACCCACCTTCCAAACTCTTGGCATCGTTAAAAACAACCACTTCGTTAGCGGGTTCTCCAAGCTGGACCATCCGCAGCCAGCGGTTCTTGTCCCCGGGCAGTTCGCGTCCGTACTCGTTGGGAAAGAAGCCCAGGCTGTTGGTGGCCAGCTTCCAGATGAGCTTGCTGGCCTTGTACTTGATGCAGGACACTAGACTGCGAGTCTCGAAGCACTGTTTCTGGTTTCGCGCTATATAGGCATCACTGTGCACTGCCCGCGTGGAGACCGCCGCTCTGGGCTGGGATCCTGGGGCCGAGGGCGTTCCTTGGGTAGTCAGCTCCTCCGCCGTGGAGTAGTGGAGGAGGATGAGCAGCATCAGTGCCACCACGATGCGACACAGCAGCATGTTTTCGGCTCTCTTACGGTTCACACTAGATTCACTGGGACACTACCGTACGGCTGAGTGGACGAGTCGCAAATGGCATCCAAGTGGTGCTGGCTGCTCCTTTTATCGCGCAGCTTCGACCGCAGATCGGCTGGATAGCTGGTTTTTCATCCAGCTAATGCTCATGTATATGCAGTTTGCAGTTTGCAGAGCTTGTAGTTTGCACCGGAATCGCAATTCCTGCCAGTGGCATGGCGCTGAAAAGTCCAATGCCAATGCCACCGAGGCTTTCTGGGTCAGAGTCGCACGGGGAGACTCCAATAGCGAAAAGCGATCAGCGATCGGCGATCTGCTCAGCGATCGATCGCCAACAAATTGAATCGCATTGTCGTCTGGGATTATGATGCCAATATCGAGCAGCAAACAACCACCAATTGGCCGCCTTCCCGCTAACACTGCGTGTGAGTCCCCAGCATTGGGACAATGAAAGCCGGCCGAACGAAAGTGAATCGCTAACGCGAGCGGTGTGCGATAGGTATCTGATGGATATACGGTTGCTGGTACAATTACATTGGCCTGGCGCCAGTGGCAGTGACTGGCAAATGATACCAATCAGAATAAGTGCAAATGTGCATTTATGCGAGTTTAAACGGGGCACATACCTGGTGGTGGTAGCCCGGTGTTGCATCGTGCAATTTGCATATTTCTTCGGTGAGGCTgattagaaaacaaaaagtgtATTGCGAGCTATGACCGTCTTAATTACCAACCGCAGACACTGGATGCGGGATATGTGTAGTATGCTGGATGCTGGATGCCCCATGCTCCATGCTGGATGTTGAACGcgaaagttgttgttgttagttGTTACTGGCTCGTTGCCCCTGTTGCATTATTGACTAGTGAAAGTAACAATTGGCTCGGCTTGTCGACTCTTTTTTCTCACTTGGCATTCTTGACAGACATCGCTCGCAATGCATTTGATTAGCTCCACCGATGTCCAAGTCCAAGTGCAATTCCAACACCGAGCCCGAGCTCGTGGTTAATGAGAGTGAGGTAATCGGACTTGACGGCCACCCCTGGCATGACTAATTTAGACTAGAATCGGTGACCAGATCCACTTGCCGCAGCTGGGTAGAAAGTTTTCGGTTTTCTTGTTGATCGGCAATTGTggtaaatattgtttttaagcCACCAGCCGCAAAAGCAACTATTTTTGACCGCCAGTCGGCCGGCTGGCAATAATGACTGCCTACTGCCCACCCCACATCCAGTCCGATTTGATGGCTACATATTAAATCACGAAGAGCACGCAAACGTGCGAGTATTTCCAGGATTTTGGAGTTTGCACCGCAATCCGCCCCGAACGACTT
The Drosophila bipectinata strain 14024-0381.07 chromosome 3R, DbipHiC1v2, whole genome shotgun sequence DNA segment above includes these coding regions:
- the Osi1 gene encoding uncharacterized protein Osi1 isoform X1, which encodes MLLCRIVVALMLLILLHYSTAEELTTQGTPSAPGSQPRAAVSTRAVHSDAYIARNQKQCFETRSLVSCIKYKASKLIWKLATNSLGFFPNEYGRELPGDKNRWLRMVQLGEPANEVVVFNDAKSLEGDSELTLILKFLKRAVETFGRNHALQLTLSSETGARVLDESEARLKKKKKKWLILLPLIILMKIAHLKMTLVGLLMPVLGMNLLLVGGVGWLIHYLKYKTMCKIHPHLVQTHSHVYESDPSDYSSFVGSSFSNSYSPYSSGSGSPHEVGGGNSYSKDWATSKAYHGYNYLDTISKRIQ